From the genome of Anoplopoma fimbria isolate UVic2021 breed Golden Eagle Sablefish chromosome 1, Afim_UVic_2022, whole genome shotgun sequence, one region includes:
- the ca4b gene encoding LOW QUALITY PROTEIN: carbonic anhydrase 4b (The sequence of the model RefSeq protein was modified relative to this genomic sequence to represent the inferred CDS: inserted 2 bases in 1 codon), translating to MKLQADSDSTFTMQFAPVLFLFASSMRIVSGADWCYQSQVSCNHTCTGPVLWGLVSQNCSGKSQSPINIVTRRMLPDERLTPFHFIGYQEAFHGRLINTGHSVQLDLPSSIRIKGGNLAATYKAVQLHLHWGKDGGPGSEHTVDGEQFPMEMHIVHIKEEYDSLSQAVRDHTGVAVLGFFFKKSNSPNKRFDPLLNALKYITRPTNSTTLKGMSLEMFIPPQKNRTKYFRYDGSLTTPNCAEAVIWSLFENTVPLSKKQLAVFAKLQFSNGKQMVQTYRPVQPLNGRQVYYSGGHPTQLSYVLLITSVLVXALSLSPSD from the exons CAGGCAGACTCCGACAGTACATTCACAATGCAGTTTGCACcggttttatttttgtttgcatcTTCCATGAGGATTGTCTCAGGGGCAG ATTGGTGCTACCAATCCCAAGTTTCATGTAATCACACCTGCACAG GTCCAGTGCTATGGGGATTGGTTTCACAGAACTGCAGTGGCAAATCTCAGTCTCCAATTAACATTGTTACAAGGAGAATGCTTCCAGATGAACGTCTCACTCCTTTTCACTTCATTGGCTATCAAGAGGCTTTTCATGGTCGCCTCATCAACACCGGTCACAGTG TTCAACTGGATTTACCATCTAGTATCAGGATCAAAGGAGGAAATCTGGCTGCAACATATAAAGCAGTTCAGCTTCACCTGCATTGGGGCAAAGATGGAGGACCTGGGTCCGAACACACTGTTGATGGAGAACAATTTCCAATGGAG ATGCATATAGTCCACATAAAAGAAGAATACGACTCTCTGTCCCAGGCTGTAAGAGACCACACAGGCGTGGCTGTTCTTGGCTTTTTCTTTAAG AAGTCCAATTCTCCAAATAAGAGATTTGATCCACTTCTAAATGCTCTGAAATACATCACACGACCTA CCAACAGCACGACACTGAAGGGCATGTCCCTGGAAATGTTCATACCTCCTCAGAAGAATAGAACCAAGTACTTTCGCTATGATGGCTCCCTCACAACACCCAACTGCGCTGAAGCTGTCATCTGGAGCTTGTTTGAAAACACAGTTCCACTAAGCAAGAAGCAG CTCGCTGTATTTGCCAAGCTTCAGTTTTCGAATGGAAAGCAGATGGTCCAAACCTACAGACCTGTGCAGCCCTTGAATGGACGGCAGGTGTATTACTCCGGAGGCCATCCTACTCAGCTTTCCTATGTGTTACTCATCACATCAGTGCTGGT TGCACTCTCCCTGTCACCCTCTGATTAA
- the si:ch211-105f12.2 gene encoding RIMS-binding protein 2-like, with protein sequence METRLEVDVLIFPDRVKIATPEELSEWELETASQVSIPTVRLFVALYPYNPAAMSPNYEMAAEELPFVPGQIIKVFGDTDSDGFYHGESGGLSGYVPSNMVTEIPVDDEYLKHQLMQQGFLPVDHTGINLSDVTSITDDVVVQRMVALFDYDPWESSPNMDSEVELGFRSGDIIYVFGDMDLDGFYFGDLHGRRGLVPSNYLQPLPWN encoded by the exons ATGGAGACAAGGCTGGAGGTGGATGTTTTGATATTCCCAGATAGAGTGAAGATTGCCACTCCGGAGGAGCTCTCAGAATGGGAGCTTGAGACTGCGAGCCAAGTGTCCATACCCACCGTCCGACTCTTTGTTGCACTTTACCCTTACAACCCTGCTGCAATGTCCCCAAACTATGAGATGGCTGCAGAAGAGCTGCCGTTTGTGCCAGGCCAGATAATCAAG GTGTTTGGAGACACAGACTCTGATGGCTTCTATCATGGTGAGTCCGGTGGTCTCTCCGGTTATGTGCCAAGTAACATGGTGACTGAAATCCCGGTGGATGATGAGTACCTGAAGCATCAACTCATGCAGCAGGGCTTCCTCCCTGTGGACCATACAGGTATCA ATCTGAGTGATGTAACCAGTATCACTGATGATGTGGTCGTTCAACGAATGGTGGCCTTATTTGACTACGATCCATGGGAAAGTTCACCCAACATGGACAGTGAA GTTGAACTTGGCTTTCGCTCAGGAGACATTATTTACGTGTTCGGTGACATGGATCTAGATGGATTTTACTTT GGGGATCTGCATGGACGAAGAGGTTTGGTCCCATCAAACTACCTACAGCCGCTACCCTGGAATTAA